The sequence gaaatatgtttttgtatattttaaatgattatagttaatttttcttttatttcaggaaatgaatttttttatggttttagttaactatagtaATCCTGGTGAGTAGCATATAGACTTATAacgtatatttaaaaatgtatcagtaaTTTATCAgtcgatattgaatatttaattgtgcatgcttgtttagcatgtatttacattttacatgttttgCTTTTATCTAAATATCACAGTTTTCAGACTGTACATTATAAAGTTGTGATGCTTCATTACACCTATGGCACTTCAAgtgatttattttagtgtttagaCTACTTACTTAGATTTTTACTATGGAATTTAAAATCAGCAACTTAGCAGTTCATTTGCCGGAGTTGTGCTCCCCCTTTGTAAATTGAATGCAatgatgtaaaagaaaacatttaagcaGCTGATCTAACAGATTCTTGACATCATGACAGATGTAGATCTATGCAATGGTAATTTGATGCCACTGTTTCTGTGAAGGTTTCGTCTGCAGTGATTTATTCGCCGTCAGAACCTTGTACAACATGTGGACTTGTGTTCTGGGAGGGGATGGCTCCTAGAGTGCTTTAGTGTTGCTGCATGGGCAAATCACAAGTGCATTAGGTGGATATCATGAACCCAGAGAGATTGTGAGGTGTTTTATGAGTTGCTGTATTTTATCtgttagctctctctctctctctttatctctcttttgTCACACAGTGTTTGTTTTTCCAGACGGGCAGCTCTTAGCTCAGGTACAGAACATTAATAATTAAGATAGAGCTTGGTGCCCTTTTTGATGGACAGATGAAGGACTGACAGCAGGAAGATGGAGGATTACTGCATAGAGAGACTGAGACAGAGATAGATGGAGTGGTTCTCCTTTTGattgaaaaaagtttttcctttctACATCATCTTGACCTTCGTAAGCAAATAGTCTGATTAAGAGATTCTGTGTGTTTGAGGTCAGCTAGTGAGTGTCATTCTGATGGTTTTTCCCAGAAGATGACTTCATTGTCTAGAGGTTGCTCTTCATTAGTCTAAGAATTAATGAAGTTCTCAGTTACGCTTTATTTTAAGAATCAATTTTGCATGAGATGTTTCTCCGAAAATCCCTTTGAAGAAATAAAAgaggcaaaaacaaaatgaacatgcACAGTATGACTCAGTTCATGAAGattaatttcttccttttttctcgGTTTTGTGCTTCAGAAGGATTATCAGATGTTTAGTTCCTGTATTTTGACCAATCTTGTTTTTCTGATCTAAAAAACACCTTATGAATTTGCATTCATAAATTCTTCTACAGATAAtgtgaaattataatttattttgaagttaatATGATAAGTCCAGTGATGTGTAAGTTATTTTtagatgttgtgttttttttgatgtttgtgaggtttctgtgtttatttgttcataGATGTTGGAAGGGCAGAGGTGAAAGGCCAATGAGTGGCCTCCTGggaaaatttttgttttagtggttgagttctgttgtttttaaactgaGCCAGTGGCTTTTTATTTACCTGAACCTAACTTTTTACAAACCttttgtattttcacattttcatgaaGGCATTTAGTTTATTAAGTGTTTTGCTGGTTTAAAGAAAACTTCCTCTGACACATGAGCACTGCAAATCGGTGTGCCTGGAACTCTTGTGCTTAAAGTGTCCGGCCATCATCCAACATACATTTGTATTCCTTTGGAAGTACAGAATCTATTTTTTACTGgatatttttcttgtttctgtAGCACTGCCAGTAATCTCGAACCGCAGCTCGCCGGCCTGCTCACCTGTCCTGCGTAAACGCTTGCGCTCCCCAACGCCCCAGAGTCCAGAGGGAGAGAACATGGTGGAAAAGAGCTCTGATCATTCCTCTGATAAATCCCCCTCCACCCCGGAACAGGCCGTCCAGCGCACCTACAGCCAGTCGCTTCACACCACCCGCCCCGGAGGGAAGAACTCCAAGGTAAACATGTGTGATTGTACTTACTGTACTTCCGCTCTCTCCGTTTTCATATACCACATGTCTTGCACATTTATTGCTACTGTGGGATCAAATTCTGTATCATTTTTTAAACTCAATTCTGAGTCATATTATAAAATTGCAGATGATTTATACCCATAAAGATGAATGTCCACATGTTCTTATATGATAACAATGTTTACAGTTTAGCTTTCCAGTAATCTGACttcaaaacccagtgagctgccaACCTAGAAAACATTTTTAGGCGTCATATTATTTTAGCAGTATATTCACTGTGGATAAGTCAGTCCCAGATgagtttataatatttattataaatataattatttttaaataaaaatatgaatattaaatattaaataaaattacattaaattaaattatatttaatgataatctatttattctcattatatatatatatatatatatatatatatatatatatatatatatatatatatatatatatatatatatatatatataaataagctttTTCTAACAAGTAAGTCTATgctcaaaattaacaaaaataatgtattcataaTCTCTGCACAGGAgggacttggtgttgtttccaaacaaaagaaaatgtatcagCATCAGCTGTCTGccaaaatgagtttaaaattatAGGAACAGATATCAGATAtccaatatcatgcatccctaatataTTTTTGAACTTAACATTTTGgtttgtacttaaatattttgCTTCTAAAGATGTACAGTAGACAGCCAGGCAGCTCAGTAGATTTTGAAACAGAACTCTTGCTTTCATTTTCATATCATTGCATCTGTTGAAGGATTTCATTTTCAAGATTTTAGGGaagaacaatatattttataaatagaacaatatatatatatatatatatatatatataaaagtatgttTCACAAAAGGAAATCATTTGAGAAATACTTTATGCCtgtcaaaaaagacaaaagaggCACATTTCATTATGGTCTAAAGTCAGTAATCGTTGCATAATCATTTCATAATCATCAGCAGCACCTCATGTACAGGAGTTAATCACAGAACATctctttgctattttttttttttttcatttttttgaattttttagtgttttttttttttttttttttttatgttttttgttcttcttaTGATTGATGGTAGCACAAGAGACTGTCTAAAGTAAGCATCACTCTTTTCTGCTCTACTGTACCTCCACCCTGCCTGTGAGCCATCCCATTATGCTCTGATTCACATTTCTGTGCTAAGTTAACCTAGTACTGTACATGCTAAGCAAACCCTGTGCGAAACTAGCTAGTAATGCcaaatttaatgttataaattgtgtttttattaaactgtgaaaaaaaatgtaatcttgacAACAATCTGTACCGATGCAGCATCACACCAAAACAGTTTTCAGTTACCAATCCCATATAGAGACGCATTACTCATGTCGCAGAGgcagaaaaacatatatattactaAAACATCTCACACCTGACCTCTTACTCTTGATGAACTTCCTCTCCAGTATGACAGACTAAACCTGATTAAAGTAAGAAATCAATATTTGTGCCCTTGAGTCCTGCCCCGTCCTGTGAGAAGGGTCCGCAGTAGAGAACTGTAGCGTTCCAATGCTCCGATTCTGCTTTATTTCTCTTAGGtctttatatttgtgtatatgtattataaaacTATATCATAATCGTTGCTAAGACTCGTTTGAAGTAGTTGTGGTTTTGTAGATCAGTCCTCCATAAAAGGTTTAAGAAGTTTTGCAACATTTGAAAGAAAAGCTTTGATTTAGTGTTAAGACTGCCCCCTTGTGGTAGCTTTGTGTATGAGAACTGTGATACAAGCACTGATGAAATCAATCCCATGCATAAACAAACAGAGCTGTCCCATAATCCCTTGTTTTAtggtatatttaaatgaattgcaCATATACCTGTGCTGATCAAACatttttgatagatagatagatagatagatagatagatagatagatagatagatagatagatagatagatagatagatagatagatagatagatagatagatagatagatagatagattgtctaatatatatgtttgtatattccCTTAAAAACTCACTCTGATGTTTCTCTGTTCCTCTCTCATTTCTTTCAACAACAAAATCTGATTCTTCAAACTCACAGAAGAGTCAAAGCTGGTATAACGTAAGtctgtttttattcttcattatGTTTTGCTCATATCAGTGATTTTTGATACtgattgttgtgttgtgtgtttgtatgatatTGGGGTCatgaatgctgtttttctttatttaaatactgCTTTGTTGCTCCTCCACAATGCTTTATCAGTTGTAGGATGATGAGAATCATGTGAATCTGGGAGCTTGTCGCCTCCCAGTGTTGTTTGAGTTAAACTGCTTTCACTGCTTTTCATGTTGGAAATGATTACCTCTTTGTTCTGTAAGGCTGGATGTTTGACCTGACATTTCCCAGCATTTGTTTTCCTGTGGGAAagagttgatttttttctttgggtCAGCTAGCTCTAAatgatatttttcataattttacaagTGCCTTTGTGATGTTTTGTCAATGTGTTATGGTCGGTCATAACCTCTGGGCCATCTCGAAGAAAGTCACTGCAGAACGGCAGAACAGAGACTGCAGTGTTCTTTCTCTCAAATAAACAGTGTTTCTGTTCCTGTCATGGATCAGGCTATATATGCATAGTAtagctcagatcatttggttCTGGAGGAATTTGATGAAAAACATATCAGTTCATATGAGATTTTGAGGTATCTCCTGAAACTCATGTCAAATTTCTGTTGATTTTGGGTTTTGGGGTATTTAATGGaagttatgttatttttttgtttttacattaatattacatttccCCCCAGAATCATTTTAAAAGCAAAGCTGAATGTTTATATAATGCacagtattttagtatttattttttttttttcagttttttttttttcaatggacaaaatcgttttttttatattatattatattatattatattatatttattatattatattatattatattattatattatattatattatatttttatttaatgcatttttattgccTGAATTCCAcggttaaaataaaatgaaaacattcattttcaatttgAAGCAAATGATCTGACATGTGCATGGATGATGGTTCAAACTTGGCTTAAAAATGTAAGGGGGGTACAGGGGCAGTCTGAAAGGGTATGAAGCTTCTGCATGTCTCCATAAACTGAAGAAAACAGAATGCGTGGACGCCAGCATCTGTGTGCAGATAACTGTGCCTGTTTATAAAGAACAGCAGGAAACAAAGATGCTGGGACTCTCTCCAAGTGTGAGCTTATCAGAAAATTTTTACCtttgctcatttttgtttttcctggGTGGACAGACAACCACAAGCTGTAAGATGTCAGCTGTAAACACTCTTCAGATGTCCATTCCAGTAGGACGTCGGTGAAGAAAATGCTTTTTGACCACTTTACAATCCATtacgtttcaaagcagctttacagaaaatgcattagTCCTTAAAACCCTGAGTTAACAAGCAAAGAGCAACTGTGGCAGGGGAAAAACCCCATGTGAAGCCAGCAGAAGTAAGACCTTGAGAATAACCGGACTCATCTCCAACGATCACACTTGGTTAAATTCCATTACTTTGCTCATATTTACTGATATTGACCCAGACTTGACATTGGGCAAAAGACAAGCTGGCATAGTaccaaatttgtttaaataaggGACTTTCTTAGAGCTCCCAGATGATTTGCTTGAGATGGGATTGAAGGAGAGGCCAGAAACAGAGATGATTCACCCATTTGGCATTCCCCCTTCCTCCAGCGCAGGAAGTTAACTAGAGTTTGTTCACCCCATGTGAGTGCGAGTACGAGGGAGAGAAGGAAGACTGAGGCGTTGTCCTTGGCCGTGCCTAAACACTAACACCATAAAATGACTTGTGCACAATGGGGGCCTCTGTGATTCTCTCTCAAACTTTGAAATCTCCCCATCCTATATTTTCCTCCACCTCCCACTGTTTTGATCTCTTACTCCCACCTCATGAAACAAAAAACCCCTCTGCTTTCCATGCTAATTTTTGGGTTTcgcaatgaaaagaaaacatttctggaagtTGAAGTGTCTTGTTCAGGTATTAAGCGCCTCAGGGTCTTCAGGAAACTGACAACAGCAGCTATCACTGCAGTATAAATGGTGTTTTTGCAACATTTCTGGAGAGACATGAAATCAAGGTTGACTTGGGATAGGGAGGGGTTTAATGACAGTCCTAGGAGAAACATATAAATCTCACAGCTCTTCGATCATGAATGAGAAAAATGTACAGCCTGAAGCAATGAGCTTACTACATCTGACACAGCccctcctctctcttctccttGGCATTATATTGGCCAGCTGGCTTCCCTAGCTCCTCCCCCACCCtgtttctcacacacaaacattctcTCAGGCCACTCCTCTTGGCAGAATTGTTTTGTAGAAAGTCTCAGTGAGAATTCTTTGCTGCCGTAGTAAAGGGTTGCTTCAGCTCAAGTTGGCTGTTCTGTgaaatttattcagacaaaatTCACATCCTCTGGGAAGAAATTTACTCAAAAGCGACTgatgaatgaatattttttttcaaaacaattagtatgtgtttttttgaatgttggttttgaagaaagaattttgaaagaaaaaatatttttgtctgaaGAGAAGAGTTGTTTTTTCGGGATCCTCAAGCAATTTtctgtttttgggtttttgtaaATAGATGTTTGCCTCTGGATATGTCTAGGACAACAGTCtcacaattttgtttttcttgccaGAATTAATTTTTTCTCGCCAAACATGCAAATGTTCCTATTGAATAACCGTATTGGAAAACCTACATGAGCCATTTGGATCTGAAACATTGTAAAGTGAAAACGTTCCTCAGTTATTGGCTGGATCTGAAACTGCTTcttgtattttgtacatttagtggatcagcagcaggagtaAACTCTAAAACAAGAAGAGAGCAGCTGCAAGGAACGTTTCCATTTTGAGAGCATCTGGTGATCAATTCCAAGGAGCGAAGAGCAGctgatgttaatatttattttcttttgtgttttgttgataATTTGAATAGTTTAGTGTGGAAAACATACTCCATTTTCATTGTCAAGAGCGATGTGTGTCTCTCAATGTGGGGAGTTCTGATGCTGTCCgaaaaggattgttaggctggtGTTGAGGTGCTGAGACTCAGTTAAACAACAGAATTAGTAACGCTAATGAGTTGCTGGGGTTACTCCAGGTCATTTCATAGCGTGGCTTGGTGACGCTGGACTGGAGGTCAGCACATATGTTGTGAAGCTTTGCACCACTGTCAGGAGCTGAGACAACAAGTCGTAGCAAAGTCTCCACAACTGGACAGGAGCAATGGAAGTCCTCAGTTTTGAGGCGGAGACTGATTGGCTCTATGACTGGGAGGCAGTCCAACAACCTGAAGTGCCCCCGTGTGATTGGACGGACTGGGACTGGGATTCTGAGAGTGTTCCTGCTGTAAGCAACCAatcagagaggagaagagaagagaagcgTCCTTTTGTTTGGCTTTGGTTTTGTTAGATCATGAACATCTCAGTCAGGACAGGACTGTGGAGGGACTGATGTACTGATCAGTACCTTGGTGTAGATGATAAAGtccagcaaaaatatatttattcataattttgggGGGTTGTTCTGTGAACCAGgctgtcagttaaaaaaaaagaaaaaaagagtatatattttatacaaataaaataaaaatgtatatgtatatctaacatttgattttattttcattaacttttatgtttttaatgtaatttatataattaatgtaatttatttaattgtgcttttttgtattattatttttttatttattttttattgttaaatggaatgatgtaattttttactatttgtgcatttatgtattttttttttttttctttttggatgtttgtgtttatgtgtgttgtatATAGCTGGTCTCATTCTCTCTTTCCTCTTGTCTCTCAGGTTTTGAGTCCCACATACAAACAGCGAAATGAAGACTTCAGGAAGCTCTTTAAGCAGCTGCCCGACACAGAGCGCCTCATTGTGGGTGAGtcttatttgatatttaataggtattacagtttttacaactTTCATAAAAGACCCACTATTTTTTTCTAACTAGTGGTAGCCTATTATATTTTTGGTGTGTGACTGGAAACAATGGAAAAGTTTCATGTATGAAACTGGCTGGCATGTCTTAACCTTTGACCTGTGGCCTTATCCTGACAGACTACTCCTGTGCCCTGCAGAGAGATATCCTCCTGCAGGGTCGCCTCTACCTCTCCGAAAACTGGatctgtttctatagcaacataTTCCGCTGGGAAACGCTGGTGAGTTGATGATTTACTCTCATCTCAGAGGGCATCAGTCACTCACAGCTGGATCAGCAAAGCTGTGTGAGGGAAAGCAGCTAATTTTGCACATTTCTGTCCTTCTTTTAAAGATGTAGGACTTCATATATCTTTTTAGCTCTGGCAGTAAAGTGATAGAGTTTGTTGTCTCGTGTGTGTAGCTGACTGTGAGGTTGAAAGATGTTTGCTCCATGACGAAAGAGAAGACGGCTAGACTCATCCCTAATGCAATCCAGCTGTGCACAGACAGTGAAAAGGTAAACACAGGCTTTTGACTTCTACATATAACCAGTAGTGTACCAACAGTAAACATTCACATATTCTCCTCCAGCACTTTTTTACTTCATTTGGGGCAAGAGATCGGACATACATGATGATGTTCAGACTCTGGCAAAATGCTCTTCTGGACAAGGTTAGATAAGAAATGGTGTTATATCCTATAATCTGTTGAAAACAAATGTTTGGTGGCCATGTTCACCCACTGTGTGTCTCGTTTTTATCTAGCCATTGTGTCCCAAAGAGCTGTGGCACTTTGTCCATCAGTGTTATGGGAATGAACTGGGTCTGACCAGTGATGATGAGGATTATGTACCTCCTGATGATGATTTCAACACCATGGGGTGAGTTTTCCCCCGTCATGAATGTTCAACCATTTAGGTGAttcataatttacaaatctccACCCTCTCTCACATCTTTGAGATCTAGAGATCCAGAAAACAGATGTTCATTTAGGGATTCCTAaattatcatgtgacactggagtagaagactggagtaatggctgttcaGCTTTGCACCAGAGaaacaagttatttaaaaaaaaaaattgtattcaaattggaaacagttattttaaattgtaaaaatattttacaatattgaaacaagttatttaaaaaaaaatattgtgtttttttttgtatttttgattaaatgaatgcagccttggtgagcataagagacttgttttaaaatatatatttaaccactcaaaattaagtaaattaaaagtaACCATTAAGATATAAATTGTAAAGTAATATGGTAATAATTGGTGCATAATATATTGATatgattattcattttttgttagtCAGATTTTCATATGATTTTTAACCACTATCCTTCAGTCCATTCCATTTGCTGCCCGAGCTGGTAATCTTGACCTGCAGCTGTTGCCCCTCTCCCTGGTGCAGGTACTGTGAGGAGATTCCTGCCGAAGACAACGAGGCCAATGACAACTGCCCTAAAACCCCAGACGCCAAAATGGACATCAGCCCCCAGCTCCACAGGAAGGTTTTCCCCAACAGCAGTCTGAACTCCACGGACAGCACAGATGCTCCGGTCAACGTAAGCACCAGATCtcttcacacaacacacaacacatcacTGGTTGGTTCGGTCAACGTAAGCTCAagatatattcaaaaaataaatgaattattgttGGATTACTGTGGGTGGTTAAGGTTGCTGTACCTGACCATTGCAGCATACCGTTAGGATGTATTactcttgttttgtgttttttatttttttttgttgacatgtGGATGGTTTTGGTGTTTGTTTCCCAGAAGACCTCCTACCCCTGCCGTTACCTGACATCAAGCTGTCAGAGAGTAGTGGCTCCGCACATGTCCCCGTCCCCTCACCTTCCCTTGACTTCAATGACAATGAGGACCTCCCCACTGAACTCAGCGACTCCTCAGAAACACACGATGAGGGTGTGTGCACTCTCCCAAAACTGATTTCTATATCAAACACTTTCTATATACTGTACCACATCTGGCCTGACACATGGTCTCTTTCTATTTCTGTGTTCTCAGCAGGGGAAGTGCAGGCCTTCCAGGAAGATCTGAATGGGAAACTGTACATTAATGAAGTGTATATGTTCAGTGTGGATAAAATGTATGACATCCTCTTCACTGAATCCCAGTTCATGAGAGAGTTTCTGGAGCAGAGACGCTTCTCAGGTTGACCAACTCTATGTAATAGTCTTTATCcagctatctgtctgtctgtctgcctatatCTGACTATTATTGATTTGaccttttttctctttcaggtgtGGTCTATAACTCTTGGAGGAAAGAGGACTCTGGTAATCAGTCCAGAGAGATCATGTACACTGTCTCCCTCTCCAACCCACTGGCCCCAAAGACGGCCACAGTCACAGAGACGCAGGTGAGCTCACCAGAGGAGACAAACAAGCCATATACAGTACATGGGACATGTTTAATGTAGTTTTCTCTTAATGATGCTATGAAAAGCTGTAGCTTCTTTTTGTCCTTTGTTGATTTTGTTAAAGGCTGTTTATGTGAGCGAGTGCTACATCATCGACGCTGAGGTGATTGCTCACGATGTCCCGTATCACGATTACTTTTACACGCTCAACCGCTACATGCTCACCAGAGTCGCCAAGAACAAGTGCCGCCTGAGGTAAAGCTTGTGCTCTATATTTATTAACTCTGTTTTTAACCCAAATATGTATAATGTGTAATGCTCTGAATGTGtaatgctcaaaaacattttctaGCATGTAAGGttaaaatgctgtgttttttCTTATGAATCTTAAAGGGTGTCAGCTGAACTACGCTACAGGAAGCAGCCATGGGGATTGGTCAAGGGCTTCATTGAGCGAAACTTCTGGAGTGGCTTGGAtgaatattttagatatttaggtATGTTTTGGGAGAGCAGGGactgaacacaaccaccctacaatgataaaaaaatcCACCCACCCCTTATTTTTTGTCCACATTAAACCAAATAAGTCTCACTAGGCCTACAGTTTTGATATCACATTGACATCACATTGTGATAAAAgtgataaaaacactgaaattaaaaaaaaaaaaaaaaaaaaaacggtcaaaTGACTTGCAGCTATGGGTGCCAAATAAAAAacgtaaaattacagtaaaatatcttgattgaaataaaatgcaaaaacaataattttacagaaattgtcattaaagattttactaaaaaaataaaaataaaagttattttacagatttttcctTGTTTCAAATATGATATTTTACTTAAAGTTTACGTTTTTTGTTTGGCAGCCGAAGCTGCCAGTCATTTGACCGGGTTTCAtgagaggtttttatttatttatttttttaagtgcaccaaaacagctcttttttagacatgcccaaaaatgacatttaccagatgtttacaaaattaaataaatgttccagatgTTAGATGATTGatttgtggggtattttgagctgagactttacagacacattctggggacacccaagaccaatattgCATCTTATAAAAAGGgacataataggtgccctttaaatatttttacttactaTATTTTACTTACAATGTaaccaataataaaataacaaaatgaaattaaaacacttAGAGCAGGATAAAAAGAAtaaagatgaaaataatatctgtttctctctctcatttctgtgtgtgtgtgtttgtctctctctctctctctctgtgttctgtgtgtgtgttgatatgtGGTTGTGTAAGGTAGTGTTGGTGATATATGTTTCTATGCACAGCTACAGTGAGGCGGAGGAAACGGCAGCTGATGCACATGAGGCAGCAGCACCTGGACGAGGCGCTCAGTCCCGTCACCACACCTGAGGATGAGAAGAGTGTTATCCAACGCATCAAACACGTGGCAGGTGTGACATTAGCCAAATCTCTCCTAGTGTACTTGGGCATTATTGTtcagggatgtgatttttccATGTAAATATGGATTTCCGTTACTGCATGATTATTGAAATCGCTCAAATGGTCTTAAGCTATTACCTTAAGCTATTATCTAAATAAactgcatattaatatatttgataaatgcaaataaatgctgttcattaaactttctattcatcaaaaaatcctgaaaaataaagtgtatcaccatttccacacaaaagtcagattttcttacttttttgtctctagctgatcacatgcccgactgttgtttttctgttattgATTATAATGTATGTGCTGCTGCAGGATCCACACAGACCAGACACATCCCAGACCACGGATCTGAAGGCCTGGCTCTCTACAGCATTTCCAAACTTCTGCTTATAATCAGCTCTGTGTGAGTATTCTCAGTGAGAAACCAAATCACAGGACTTCTTTACTCCACTCCTTTTCTCAAAGCAAATAGCAAATAATGTCTAACTGCAATATAAAACTGATACATGCATCTCATTTAAAGTTGCCATGTGAAGGAAGTTTCCTGTTATTAAATACAAGAATATGATGTATTCATAATATAGCATgctataaaagtattaaatagcCCTCTTTAAAGTCTTCTTTGCATCTTTCATTCAGTGTCTACTTTGGTCTGATAGTCTTCATATTGCACCCTCTATTGTATTTTTAGAACactaaaatgtttctgtttatttcacatttcttATTGACTGTATAAGTAACTCACACTGTTGATCAGCTGGAATTTGTTGCATTTTGTTGTTCTGTGGCGTCATGTATTTTCTCTCTCCTGTTTTCATTGCATCCTGCAGGATTTGTGTAAGGTATTCAGTGTTTTCATCTGTATGAACGTGAAACTTATTTAGCTGCTTTAGGATTTCTCCGTTGCCattcttttgatattttgtgttttttttttttttatcttatgtcTGGTGCTATTGGTGTTTTTGAACATGATGCTGTTTTATAAGCTATGGATGCTGGAATACACGGCTCAGAGTTTGACCTCCTGGCAGGGTTTCAGGTCTCATGAAAGGTACAGTGACTAGACCTGaatgtgtttatttcttattttaaagaaatggaaTATGAGGTTTTTCAAAACAACTAAACTTTGGCACACAACTCGTTGTGCACCGTTTGTGCCACTCTGCATAAAATCTGTTtaatctcagtttttttttaagtacaacaTCAAATTAACTGAGCAGTATTGCATAAGTTCTTACCTCATTgcccacagtttttttttttttttttttttttttagcagaacaCAAGAGGAAACAATATtgataaataaactgatttttgcAGCATATGAACTTGAATGATATTTGTGTGAGGAATGtttttggctctgtgtgtgtTGCAGTAAACTTCCACAGACACAGATCGAATGGGCTCAACTTTTGGAATCTCAGCAGCGTTACCATGAAAATGAGCTGGAAAAATGGAGGGAAATAATA is a genomic window of Cyprinus carpio isolate SPL01 chromosome B10, ASM1834038v1, whole genome shotgun sequence containing:
- the gramd1ba gene encoding LOW QUALITY PROTEIN: protein Aster-B (The sequence of the model RefSeq protein was modified relative to this genomic sequence to represent the inferred CDS: deleted 1 base in 1 codon; substituted 1 base at 1 genomic stop codon), which translates into the protein MSETLQLPALQIQGPVDGECNGCEVDSALSSSSSPSLRRKRFKMRRMKNVMSEKEQLEKEQLQCSGSKEYLKLPSIEITPSSDEDAAWSSCSTPSASPQRRRFLLRKWLRGGEKKEHGSESSSQQSSLQSSHEEESMRYLSPNTREDSTASNSNRSSPACSPVLRKRLRSPTPQSPEGENMVEKSSDHSSDKSPSTPEQAVQRTYSQSLHTTRPGGKNSKSHKRLSKKSQSWYNVLSPTYKQRNEDFRKLFKQLPDTERLIVDYSCALQRDILLQGRLYLSENWICFYSNIFRWETLLTVRLKDVCSMTKEKTARLIPNAIQLCTDSEKHFFTSFGARDRTYMMMFRLWQNALLDKPLCPKELWHFVHQCYGNELGLTSDDEDYVPPDDDFNTMGYCEEIPAEDNEANDNCPKTPDAKMDISPQLHRKVFPNSSLNSTDSTDAPVHVDGFGVCFPEDLLPLPLPDIKLSESSGSAHVPVPSPSLDFNDNEDLPTELSDSSETHDEAGEVQAFQEDLNGKLYINEVYMFSVDKMYDILFTESQFMREFLEQRRFSGVVYNSWRKEDSGNQSREIMYTVSLSNPLAPKTATVTETQAVYVSECYIIDAEVIAHDVPYHDYFYTLNRYMLTRVAKNKCRLRVSAELRYRKQPWGLVKGFIERNFWSGLDEYFRYLGMFWESRDXTQPPYNDKKIHPPRTATVRRRKRQLMHMRQQHLDEALSPVTTPEDEKSVIQRIKHVAGSTQTRHIPDHGSEGLALYSISKLLLIISSVICVSLVLLVFLNMMLFYKLWMLEYTAQSLTSWQGFRSHESKLPQTQIEWAQLLESQQRYHENELEKWREIIKSSVLLLDEMRESLMKLQKGMGLRDYDSDSEERRSRHH